Sequence from the Colletotrichum higginsianum IMI 349063 chromosome 6, whole genome shotgun sequence genome:
ACCCCCGTCACCCTGCGAACTCGCAAGTTCATCCGTAACCCCCTGCTTGGCCGTAAGCAGATGGTCGTGTGAGTTTGCCCCTCCAGATTATCTCTGTTCCCCGAAGGAAGGAAAGCGCGCACGAGGAAAAACATCGAACGAGGAGGAGCCGGGAAAGACGGCATCATCAAACCGACACATCGAATCACGACACACCAGCCATACTCGACGGCTGCGAACGGACGGGAAAGGCGGGCGTGTGCGAAAAGGATCGATTGGGGGAAACCAAAAACTTTTTTTGCTGCGTGTGCGTCCGGGAATGCTGACGGTTCTTCTCGCTCAGTGACATCCTCCACCCCGGCCGCGCCAACATCTCCAAGGATGAGCTCCGTGAGAAGCTTGGCTCCCTGTACAAGGCCACCAAGGACCAGATCAACGTCTTCGGCCTCCGCACCCAGTTCGGTGGTGGCAAGACCACTggcttcgccctcgtctACGACTCCCCCGAGGCCATGAAGAAGTTCGAGCCCCACTACAGACTGGTCCGCGTCGGCTTCGCCAACAAGATCGAGAAGGCCAGCAGACAGCAGCGTACGTCGAGTCCCCATCCCATCGCTGCCACGGCTGTGCCCGGTCGCCGTTGGGTCGGACAAGCACTTGTCCTGCCCAGACGACCCAGGCGCACATCAACACATGCCGCGGTGGTGAAGCATCACCCTTCACACAGTGAACCTATGGCTGACACTACTCGCGCTCCACAGGCAAGCAGCGCAAGAACCGCCAGAAGACTCTGCGCGGAACGGCGAAGGTCAAGGGtcccaagaagaagaaggaatAAGCATCTCGCTTTGTTGCCTAGGGTTAAGGCATGCGAGGGATTTCCCCCGGATCATCCGCAAAACAGTGGGCGGCGTTGGTGGAACATCAAAAAAACATACGAATCAAAATGTTGTCTTTGGGCTCTCGTGTTGTTGTTCCGCCGGTGGGGGGACGTCCCTCGTCTTCGCTCTCGTGGGGTTGTCCATTTCGGCTGCGGCCATGTGCATTATACGACGAAACAATGCGGCTTTTGCATCGTCCCTGTGTCGGTCCGGCGGGTTTATGGCCGGCCGCGCAAAACTACTAGAGTCAACGCGGCGTGAAACGGGGGAATGGGTTCATGATTCTCTCAAATACGAAATGCATCAAACACGCGTATCCCGATGGTTCTCCAAGTCTAGTCCACGACGCCTGTTCACCCAACAATATTCCGTACGGTAGCCTAGAGTGACCACCCTCGCAGTTGGTTCTTGAATGTGATGTTGATGTCTGATACGAGACATCCTAGCCGTGTCTGAGAAGTAGTGGGAGAGCCTTCCCACCTGGACAATTGGGGCATTGCGACGTGCTATCTGACTCTGCCACTCTGCCAGCTGTTGGCCCGGAACGGCTCGCTCGCAAACGCATTATGGCAGACGATGGCGGTCTATGGACCTCGACGCGTTGATGGTCCCTTACGATACCGCGAGGCAACCGATCCGAGCCTGGCGCCACCCATACTTCCATCCCACCGAAGCCGAAAATTGCTGCTTTCAAGGCCATTGAAGACGTCAGACATGAACCGACGGTGCAAAAAACAACAATTTATTTGTCTTTTTTCTGCCTCTTCTCTTTGACAGCACCGTCAGCACCGTGAACTCGACCGTTTCCCTTTCATCTAAGCCCTCCGTCCACTCTGCCGACAGTCATTTCGGCCACCGTCTGATGCATCCCTACTGCTGCCTTTTCACAGCGCGCCCTAGGGGACTTCCGTGGCAATCTCCCACAATACGTGCGCTCTAGACAGAGTATTCCCCTCCTCTGTCTTCACgtaaaaaaataaaatagAAACACTAGTGACGGGAAAACAAAAGAGAGGagattgggggggggggggggggggctacTTGGCTGATTACACTTCTTTCTAGTTAACATCAAAACTGATGCCAGCGCCGGATCATCATACGATACATCGTCAAGACGGGCGAGAAGTGACCACGGTCCGCGACGACCTCTTTGCCAAAccgtcctctctctctcccactcgCCCACGCCATCCAGGTGACCGACCCCCTTCGCATAAACTACACCTGTCGTAAGGTTTCGACAGACAGTTCGGGTCTTGCTTGCCTACACCTCAAATAGGCATCCTGAGCGAGTGCCTCCCTTCGTCATTGAAACTGCGTCTTGGGAACCCGTCTCGGCATCCCCATCCAAAGACCAAGTCTTGTCCAGGGAGCGATCGATCCAACTCCAGAGGGCGTTGACAACGCAAAGAACACAAGAGGTTCCAACCGACCTTCTGCCACCGGCGGATTTATCGGGAATCTACCCTCTTTCTCAAGGAGACTGACTGTCCACGTCTTGAGGGGCCTGGGTTCGTCACCGAGGGGTTCCGCGAGTTGCTCGTAAATTATCTTTTATTGAAGCCTGTAATGGTATTCATGCACCGCCCAATCCCAGCACTAAAAAGAAACCACCATGTTGCAACGCCACTCTTTCGCCAACCCCGAACCGTTCTATTCCAGTGTTCGATACCAAGACGAAACGCAACGCCCATGCCATGCCAGTAGCAGTCCATGTATGTCTTTAGCCCTTCCCTCATACACCACCACAACGCCAGGAGATGACTTGGGCTGGCTGCTCTCTCACACCTCCCTCAACTTCTTCACGGGCCTGGCCAACGAGTCGTCCGGCAGCCcgctcctcttcgtcccGGGTAGGCTGCTCGTCCGAATGTCGTTGTCATCCTGGCTCACCCTGCGGTGCGGGTACTCGTTCTTCAGCCCCTCGAAGCAGTGCGCGTTGAGCCGGTCGCCCGTCGAGAAGAACGGATGCTGCagcgccttggccgccgtcAGCCGCTCCACGGGGTCGTACTCCAGCAGGCTCGCCAGCAGCTTGTACCCCTCCGCGCCGAGGCTTGCCAGTGGCGCGCCGTTGCCctgcggcgccgacgtcgcgcTGCTCGAGGCGCCCTGGGAGATGGTGCTGTAGTACCACTTCTCGAGGTTCGATCCGCTCGGTGCGGGCGGGTGGTGGCCGTAGCCGTGCCCGCGGTGGTGGCCGTGATGGCCGTGGTGGTGCGGCGTCATGGGCGGCTGCAGAGTCGACAGCTGGGGGTACTCGGGCATGGCCGTCAGCAGCGGCCACCGCTCCTTGGACGGCAATCCCATGATGTCGACAATCTTTTGCATCTGGTTCCGCTGGAAGGGCACTGTCTTCTTGCTGTccatcttggcctcctcgcccttgAAGATGGGTCGCAGAGACAGTAGCTCCGCAAAGATGCAGCCGACGGCCCACATGTCGATGGCAGGGGTGTAGTGACGGCTGCCGAGGATGAGCTCCGGCGCGCGATACCATATAGTCACGACAACCTTATCACCGCTGAAGAGGGAATGCAGGGGCTTGTCGAAGCGGCGGGCCAGTCCCAGGTCGCCGATcttgacctcgccggccgaggTGACCATGATATTGGCTGGCTTGAGATCGCGGTGCAGAATCCAGTTGGCATGGAGGTACTGGCAGCCGTTGAGGAGCTGGAACATGATGCTTTTGACGGTCTGGGGCGGGATGGGGTGGCGCGGGTTCTGggtgtggtggtggatgATTTGTAGCAGGTCATGCTCGGCGTACTCAAAGACCATAAAGATGCACTTGTCCTCGAGGATGATCTCGATGAGCTTGATGACGTTGGCGTGCTTCAGCTCACTGCACAGGGACATTTCGCGGATGGCGGATTGCGAGATGCCCGTGTACGAGATTTgctcgccctccttgtcAGGCTTGAATTTCTTGATGGCAAACTCGCCCTTCTGGCCCTGACGGCCGAGGGCCTTGTAGACACGGCCATAAGTACCGGAGCTGATGAAGCCGACGACCTTGTACCGCTCGATGACGCGGACTTTGGGCTGGTAATTGatgtggccgaggccgcggtCCGCCGGGTCTGTGAGAACTTCGGTCAGCACGACTGGAGGTGAGTCAAGCAGAGACCGACACGGGACCGGGAAAGGATGTCAAATACAGGAGCTGTGAGAATGCAGGCCGCCGTAGCCGACGCCCCTCCACATGTTTGTTTAAAGAGTATGAAAGTTACGCTTTACGGAACAAGATGGGGTGTGTATGGGACGGGCCGGCGAGAGGACGATCGATGTGGGAGGAAAACACAGTATGTACTACTGGCTCACAGACGACACATATCTCTTTTtaagaggggggagggaggtttGCGTCCGTCAGGAAGAGGTATCAGGTGAGGCTTTGAGAAGCGGCACGCAGCTGACGATAGCCGCAAGGCAAGCGTGGGACAGACAATACGATACGGCACGTCGAAGCAGGCAGAGCTCACCGCCGATCTCCAACGGCAGGTCCAGTCCTCGTCTAGAGCCTGAATGATGCAACGAGCTTGGGGCGGGTGGGTTTCGCGGGGGAGGAAGGGCTGGTGGCTCTAGGCTTCAGACAGAGAGGGCAGGGCAGTGAGCACCGAGCAGAGAATATAGCGCCGGCGGAAAAATGCAGCTTGCCACCCGACGAAACACGCCTCGCGGCACACAGTTCTCGCGACGTTGCGCCGGaacccttttcccttttggCTGAGCGGACGCCGGTCGGTCGTGAGATGGGGTGCAAGGAGCGGTGGAGAATGAAAACGGGGAGACTCGCAGAGAGGTGCAGATGCAGGGCCCCCAAAATATGTATTCTCCCAAGGCGGGATACCCGGTAGGATGGAAtaggaggggagggggggccaggaaTATGATTGGGATTGGGGGAAAGGATTGATTTTTGGGATATGTGCTGGGATTTCTCTCTGAGTGGGTGGTGTGGACGAATGAGTATCTTGCCGGGACGGGGCAAACCGAAAATGCAGACTCGAGGTGAGAGGGAATGGGAATGATGAGCAAAAGCAGGCGAGACCGAACCCTGGGTCCGATCCCGAGCAGTTTGCAGCTCCGAAAAATTGGTCTTGACTTGGCAGGAAAGTTTGCAACTCTGTGCAGTTGCAGCGGCGCAGAGAGGAACCGTATTCAggggtgagggtgagagagagagagtgagtgaaAATCGAGTGAGTTGTGGGTGGGTGTGCAGTACGACAAACGATGTGCAGGATTTAGGGGTGGGAGGGGCTGGCT
This genomic interval carries:
- a CDS encoding 40S ribosomal protein S24, giving the protein MADVDTPVTLRTRKFIRNPLLGRKQMVVDILHPGRANISKDELREKLGSLYKATKDQINVFGLRTQFGGGKTTGFALVYDSPEAMKKFEPHYRLVRVGFANKIEKASRQQRKQRKNRQKTLRGTAKVKGPKKKKE
- a CDS encoding Serine threonine-protein kinase ssn3, with translation MWRGVGYGGLHSHSSYPADRGLGHINYQPKVRVIERYKVVGFISSGTYGRVYKALGRQGQKGEFAIKKFKPDKEGEQISYTGISQSAIREMSLCSELKHANVIKLIEIILEDKCIFMVFEYAEHDLLQIIHHHTQNPRHPIPPQTVKSIMFQLLNGCQYLHANWILHRDLKPANIMVTSAGEVKIGDLGLARRFDKPLHSLFSGDKVVVTIWYRAPELILGSRHYTPAIDMWAVGCIFAELLSLRPIFKGEEAKMDSKKTVPFQRNQMQKIVDIMGLPSKERWPLLTAMPEYPQLSTLQPPMTPHHHGHHGHHRGHGYGHHPPAPSGSNLEKWYYSTISQGASSSATSAPQGNGAPLASLGAEGYKLLASLLEYDPVERLTAAKALQHPFFSTGDRLNAHCFEGLKNEYPHRRVSQDDNDIRTSSLPGTKRSGLPDDSLARPVKKLREV